DNA sequence from the Colletotrichum destructivum chromosome 9, complete sequence genome:
CGGCGGCCACTTCTCACAGCAAATGCCGCATGTGCCGTAAAGGACCACTGGGTCTTGTATGGCTCAACCGCATTCTGAGTTGCCTCTCCGGACCCAGATCCGTACCCTCAACCCGAGTGAGTCATCCCTCGTCTGCCGCCTTGATCTCCTCTCCTTGCTAGCTCTAACATCGTTCTACTTTGTCAATCTGCGAATTGCGGGCCGTTGAGGGCGCGCGAGCGACCTCCTCCGTCGGTTGCTGCTCTCGCTGGTCGGGCCATGACCCGCCTGCGgcacgtcgtcgttgtcgtcagAAGCCGAAGCTTCGGCCATGGAAAACATGGATCCCCATGGCCGGTTTTGGTTTGGGCTTCCGAGACGCTTCTGGGCGGCGATGAACTGCCTGCTCCTTCGTACGGCACCGAGCATGGTGCGGCGAGAGCTGAAAGCCTTCGGAGGATGAGGTGTGAACCACCTATGGGGTTGGTAAAAGCAAATCCCTGTCCTTCTCCGTGTGACCTCAGTCGAATCCGCCACCAATCTGACTGTGGAACGCGGTGCTGAcgctcttctcgtcgtcgtcgtaccGTCGGCCGAAGCCGTTGCCGGCTCCCATGCGACCGCCGCTTTCGACGTAGTGCTTCAACCGATCGCTGTGACTGTATGACGCCGGACGCATGCCGTGGATGGCATCTTGAAGACCGGCGCCCAAGCTGACACCACCTTGACCAACACCcttggcgccgatgacgctAGCGCTAGCGTCGGTGTATTCCGAGTTGGCAACACTCTCGCCCGCAATGCTCTCAGTGCCACGGCCCCCTCTCTTGTTGCCGGACCGTCCCGTACCAGGAACACCCGGCAGACCCGGCCACTGGTCGGGCGTGAAGCTCGAAAAGATAGGAGGGTAAGTGGTGTTCAGGCCGGCGCCACCCAGGGAGCTGTGGATGGACGAAACGTCGTCAGGGATGTACGACATCAACGAGCCCGAATCAAAGTCGCGCGTCGAGCCAGCGCCGTTGAAGCggttgccgccgttgggGGGGCCGCCTGCGTTGAACTGAGGGGGCTGGCTCATCTTTTGGCGGTAAGCGGTTCTCGGCTTTCCAAACTGCAACAGCGAAGTCTGCAGGTTGGTCAAAGGTCCCTCGACCAAGCACTTGCGGTCCTTGAAATGGACAAGCAGGTGGTGCCACAGCTCATGCTTGGAAAGGACCTTGGGGTTACCGATGATGACAAGGCCGTACTTAGCACGAGTCAGGGCGACGTTGAGACGGCGCGGGTCCGAAAGGAAACCGATGCCTTGGTTGTCATTGGAACGGACGCAAGACAGAACGATAAAGTCCTTCTCACGACCCTGGAAGGCGTCGACAGAGGcaacctcgacctccttgtAGCTCTCCTTCTTGAATGTGCCCGTGTTCTGCATGGTGCTCACAATGTAGCTTCGCTGTCCCTCATATGGAGTGATGACGCCGATGTCCAGAGGCTTGACTCCCGCCTTGAAGAAGCGAGTGACAACCTTCTCCACGTTGGACGCCTCGGTGCGGTTCAGGTACGACGTTCCGGAAGCCGAGATTTCCTCATTGCCCAAGTTGGACCAGAACATCATCGGCATGTCAACGACGGGCCAAGGGAAGTCCACATCGCGGCGGACGCGATCCTTGACCGTGACACCGTTCTGGAGAGACCCGTCGTAGAACATGTTGGAAGGGAACTCCGATAGACATGGGTGCATGCGGTACTGTATGTTCAGGCGAATAGGCACCAATCGCAGGTTGACGAGACGCTCGAAAAGAGACTGGTTGAGACCTGCCTTCGCGGCCTTCTTGTTCATGATGACAGGGCCCAGTTGCTTGTGATCGCCCACAAGGACAACCTGCTTACACCCAAGGACAAGAGGAATCATGCACTCGGGCTCGGCGGACTGGGTCGACTCATCGATGAGGACGTTGCGGAACTTCATCTTGGACAGGCGAGGATCACCAGCGCCAACACAAGTGCAGCAGACAACGTCGGCGTTGTGAAGGATGTCtctctcggccgccttggtGAGCTGCTTgaacttcttctcgtcctggCTGGACAGCTCGCCAAGCTCACTCTTGAGCTGTGCAAGCTTGACTAGCTCTCCGTTGCTGTCGTTCATACGGACCTGCTCATGGAGCGCGAGGAAGCTTACGGACGACTCGACATCCTCGCGGGATTTGGCTGTAAGACGAACGACTTTGAGACCAGTGCGGTGAATGCGCTCGCAGAgctggtcgacggcgacattGGACGGGGCACAAACAAGGACTTGTCCATTGTTCATCTTGCACAGGTGGTAAATGATGGTTGCCGAAGTCACAGTCTTGCCGGTACCCGGAGGGCCCTGGATTAAGCTGAGCGGGGTCGACAGTAcggccttgatggcggcgatctgGCTGGTGTTGAGGTCGGGGAGGCCGGGAACGCTGAACTTCTTAGGCATggtcgtcttcatcggcgcAACCGCGACATCATGACCCAGCAGCTTGTGGAAGATGTATCCCGAGACACTCATGTCGTCCACGGCGAAGGTCTTCATCGCATACTGCATGCGGTCATACGACGTCGCCTTCCACACGTAGTCTGCCGAGAAGTTGTGGGTACACTCAGTGGGGACTTGCTTCTCGTTGCCGGCCTTACGCAGCTCGAGAGTGACTTCGTCAGACTGGTTGTTGGGGATCTTGATGACATAGCCGACTCCCTCCCAGGCCGGACGGAGCTCGCCCTTGTAGCGGAGCCGCATCTCATCGCCAACAGCCAGTTTGACGTCACCAGACTCTATCTTGTGCAGTTCGAAGCTGACCAGGTGCTTGTTGTTGAGTCCGTAATCCCAGCGAACGGTGAGACCGTCCTCGGACTGCGCttccttgagcttcttgtcgTAGTCGGACTCCATCTTGACCAGAGGGCCAAAGATGTTCTGGTAGTGATAGGGGTCGTCGTACTTGAGCAAGACGGGGTGTGGGTCGTCATCGATGCTAGCAGCCTTTTCGAGGTCCGCAACAGTCGCAGTCGCGTTCTCCTTCCACATCTCCTCCAACTTCGCGATCATGGGCGGTGTCAGGTGCCGAGCGCGAAGCTGCTCAGCATCGGACGGTGTGGCAACGAGCCAGGTCAGAAAAGCTCGCTCCTCAATCAGGGGTTGCCATCGAGATGTGTCCCAGCTCATATCCTTGGAGGAAGTGTTCGCGGCACATGGCTGACGACACAGGAGCACAACGACGGTATCCGACTTGGCAGGGATGAAGCCGAGAAGAAAAACGTTCTTAGTTCCGCAGTTGTAGCACTCCAGCACGGTATCACCTAGGGTGGATTCGGGGTGAAGTTGAACCTCTTTGTGTCGAGCTCTCACCAAGTGGTTGACAATGTGGGAAGAAGTCGCATTGCCGCGGGCACTGCAAAACCATTTGTTGCAGCCAAGGCACTTGACGACGGAACTCGGGGAATGAATCCCACAGTACCTGGAAGATATTTCATTAGCCAAGCGGACCGGACGGACTAAGCGAGGAAAGACGTACGCGCAAGCGTGGGGAGGGAGCTCCCTATCTTCCTCCTGGGGTCTTCCGAGGCTCAAATCCTTCAGGGCCCCAACGGGCATACTCGTCAAGCTATCGTtgtcttcatcgtcatagaGCTCCGTTTGgttgtcatcgtcatcggcacggcggcggccaccaCGACCGCCGAACTTGCCGTAGAGGAAACTATCGTCGGGTTCGATGCCGGTAAaatcgtcggcgccggccttgatCGCTGCTGCCGAGTCACTTAAGAGGTGGTTCCCCAGGTGGTTGAACGCTCCCTCCATCGTCGCAATTTCCGGGTTGGTTGTCGCAATATTCTGTCTTCCGCTGGTCTCTGCTGATCTCCCTTTGGGGAAAAGGTCAGTGCATAGTCGCAAGACAGGCAAAGCGCACGTTTTGTAACGTAGCAGTGGTGGAAGTGGAGAGAAATCTCCGGCGTAGCCAGGGGCATGCGCAACTTACTTCAGCTTTTTATCGTTTCTCGAATATTTCAGCGTCGCAGAGCCTCGGTCGGCTCAGGTCGTACGGAAAGGGGATTCGAGATATaaggaaagagaaaaggtCACATCATATCGGTGAGTGAATATTGGGGTTTGATGCTGGAACCCACAAGGTACACCAACTGAGCAAGAGCGTCTTGTGGTCGCGGTCGTAATCGTGGATGGTCAAGTGTCTCTGGTGGTGAAGTCGAGCATCCGTAGCAAGATCTGGTACCGCAAAGCCCAAGCGGCGAAAGGCAAGCCATTTTCCAGTGGTGGGATGCGTTTATCGCCACGTGACGAGCAGGCCAACAACTGATAAGCGGGCCAGCTCGGAGGGGTGAGAGGAAGCGATGGGGAGATCTCAAACCACCCCCCCTTGATTTTACACGACGCACCCCTTAATGCAGCTTCGCTTCAGCGAACGCGAAATAGTTTCTTGCCTGCTGCCCCTTTCCTGACTCGTTCCGAACGACAACAACTCTTGGTAATTAACAACTTCAGAGTCGATCAACTGTGCTCATAGTAGAACATGCACACTTCATTTTAACTCTTCGTCAAGTGACCCATCACTTCTCTTCCTCATGCATACATATATACCCCTGCACCTTGCCAGACTGCCCGGTATACATGGCCTGAACTGCTCTTTCGAATAACCCTTGCGTCCATTTTCTGATATCTTCGACATAATGTCTGTATCTTCCATCGCGTCTCGTCCTCACGACCACGCAATTCATGGCGCCGCTCCTCTCCGGAGGCAAAGGGGTGACGGCAGATGTAGGTACAACCTCCAAGGCTGAAAGCCCCTACTGGCTCCAAAGAGCCACCTCTGAAGATGTATAGAGCGATCCTTTCCGCGGTTGCTGCTGACAAACCACGCGAAGCCATCGATTGTACGATGTCTGTCAACCGTTCTGACGGTATACGATCAAGACCTTCGGGCCTCTGGAACTGCTGGCACGACCGTTGATCGACGCCGCACCCTTACAAGTACTCCTTCTTCCTGCCAGTACGTGTGTAGTGGGTGAGATGCCATTCTACATCTCCTTCCTTCGAGTCGAGGGTGCCGCCACGGATCTCAAAGGGTCTCATGGTCATTCGTGGTCCAACCTCGGCAAGCTCGACGGAGTCATACGACGTTCGGACGAAAACGTGACTATCATGGTCAGTCAGTATTGGCCCAGTCAGATCTTGAAACGAGGAGTGGCTTACTGTCTGACTTCGATACTGTCCTCTGCCGCACCAATACATAATCAGCTTGACGGGTTCAACCTGCTTAGAAGGCGCCTTGAGGAATCTTACCGTTGTTTAGGAAGGTAACTACTCTGTTCCCAATTTTTGATCTGCTAGAGATTGGGTCGCGTGGAGGAAAAAGGTGCTTCAACACCTTTACTATTCTTTGCCCAAGGCGGCTAAGCGGGTGGTCAGTAACAGTCAACGAAGATCCCAAGAGGGTACATACCTCTTGAAGCCCTCAAAGATCAAATGGGGGTATGCTTCGGAGACGCTGCCTCGAATGCTTCCAGGAATGTCATGACCTACAGGGGGTTAGCTATTACTCTTTGTCTGAAAGTGCATATAAAGCAAGCCGATGGTCTCCTTGAATCTCACTTGAGAGTGGGTTTGAAAAGAATGCTGATGTAACTAGCGTGGAACCAAATTGGATCCAGTAGTCAAGATCAGAAGCATGTTGCCAAAAAGACATAAAAAAGAAACCCTCCAAGAAGTAAATAACGCAATACTAGCACTATGCTCCATTCGTGTGCTCTCAGTCCAGTAAAGTGGCTTGTGAATAAAACACGACGTAAAATGGATATAGAGAGCACTGAGTGACAACTCTTTCAAAATTTCGTCTTTGGATTGGACTGAGGCCTGACTTGTCCAGGTATGGAGAAAAGATGACGACTGGCGGATAGCGATGCCAGAATTCGGCCCGCTTCGAGAAAATCCCGTACTGCTCGATCGTGCTAAGGGTGAACCTACGAAGAACAACGTTGTGCAGACTGAAGCTGACTGTCGGCCCATGCGGTAGGTGGCTGATCTAGTTATATGGTGAGCCAACGAAGGATCCAATGGATGAAGCAACTAACTGTGAGTGCCGTCGGATTGCCGCGATGTTCGTGCAATAGTACGAGGTCAGTCAGCGCATTAGATTTGCATGACTGCACCAAATCTGGGAGAATCAAGTTTCCACGATTGAGGCGTACAGACGTCCTAGATGCGTCTGGGTTAGCCTGGCGGGATCAAGGAGAGATGTATGCGGCCATCATACGGCAGGA
Encoded proteins:
- a CDS encoding Putative Helicase superfamily 1/2, ATP-binding domain, RNA helicase UPF1, 1B — encoded protein: MEGAFNHLGNHLLSDSAAAIKAGADDFTGIEPDDSFLYGKFGGRGGRRRADDDDNQTELYDDEDNDSLTSMPVGALKDLSLGRPQEEDRELPPHACAYCGIHSPSSVVKCLGCNKWFCSARGNATSSHIVNHLVRARHKEVQLHPESTLGDTVLECYNCGTKNVFLLGFIPAKSDTVVVLLCRQPCAANTSSKDMSWDTSRWQPLIEERAFLTWLVATPSDAEQLRARHLTPPMIAKLEEMWKENATATVADLEKAASIDDDPHPVLLKYDDPYHYQNIFGPLVKMESDYDKKLKEAQSEDGLTVRWDYGLNNKHLVSFELHKIESGDVKLAVGDEMRLRYKGELRPAWEGVGYVIKIPNNQSDEVTLELRKAGNEKQVPTECTHNFSADYVWKATSYDRMQYAMKTFAVDDMSVSGYIFHKLLGHDVAVAPMKTTMPKKFSVPGLPDLNTSQIAAIKAVLSTPLSLIQGPPGTGKTVTSATIIYHLCKMNNGQVLVCAPSNVAVDQLCERIHRTGLKVVRLTAKSREDVESSVSFLALHEQVRMNDSNGELVKLAQLKSELGELSSQDEKKFKQLTKAAERDILHNADVVCCTCVGAGDPRLSKMKFRNVLIDESTQSAEPECMIPLVLGCKQVVLVGDHKQLGPVIMNKKAAKAGLNQSLFERLVNLRLVPIRLNIQYRMHPCLSEFPSNMFYDGSLQNGVTVKDRVRRDVDFPWPVVDMPMMFWSNLGNEEISASGTSYLNRTEASNVEKVVTRFFKAGVKPLDIGVITPYEGQRSYIVSTMQNTGTFKKESYKEVEVASVDAFQGREKDFIVLSCVRSNDNQGIGFLSDPRRLNVALTRAKYGLVIIGNPKVLSKHELWHHLLVHFKDRKCLVEGPLTNLQTSLLQFGKPRTAYRQKMSQPPQFNAGGPPNGGNRFNGAGSTRDFDSGSLMSYIPDDVSSIHSSLGGAGLNTTYPPIFSSFTPDQWPGLPGVPGTGRSGNKRGGRGTESIAGESVANSEYTDASASVIGAKGVGQGGVSLGAGLQDAIHGMRPASYSHSDRLKHYVESGGRMGAGNGFGRRYDDDEKSVSTAFHSQIGGGFD
- a CDS encoding Putative U3 snoRNP protein/Ribosome production factor 1 translates to MIRKQARQRRDYLYRKAQILKDAETGEKRAQLRSALAAGKPLDPEIARDKTLRKDFQYDQSKPELSAQEEMDLDDEYSMLSGVSEPRVLVTTSRDCSSRLAAFSKEIRLLLPTSVRLNRGNLILPDLVQSCKSNALTDLVLLHEHRGNPTALTISHLPHGPTVSFSLHNVVLRHDIPGSIRGSVSEAYPHLIFEGFKSRLGQRIVKVLKHLFPPRDPISSRSKIGNRVVTFLNNEDSIEVRHHVFVRTSYDSVELAEVGPRMTMRPFEIRGGTLDSKEGDVEWHLTHYTRTGRKKEYL